The Candidatus Krumholzibacteriota bacterium genome contains a region encoding:
- a CDS encoding NAD-dependent epimerase/dehydratase family protein, which translates to MNRSRHVLVTGGAGSIGSRLVRRLVSEGHHVSVVDDLSGGHIENIDESSLIDFYKNDINDEELLRMIFQKNIDSVFHLASCFANQMSIEYPEIDLKTSLLGTIKLLNHAKANNVRRFLFASTASVYKPSMGLLKENSTLHFETPYALNKYLAEEYIRYYSNSFGLCSTVLRYFNSYGPGEFPGIYRNVIPNFIYLALNKKALTVFGTGNESRSFCYVDDIVNGTLAAWRSDDAFNQVINIGAHNEMKIIDLASSINKLCDNEGNIEFSPLRKWDKTMKRIPDLTKAMKLLDYNPSVEFMDGLKNTTQWFRTGNIHRRIF; encoded by the coding sequence ATGAACAGATCAAGACATGTACTGGTCACCGGCGGAGCCGGGTCAATCGGATCACGTCTGGTAAGGAGACTCGTATCTGAAGGTCATCACGTATCAGTTGTCGACGACCTTTCAGGCGGACATATTGAAAATATCGACGAATCATCTCTTATCGATTTTTATAAAAATGACATCAATGACGAGGAACTTCTGCGGATGATTTTCCAAAAGAATATCGATTCGGTCTTCCACCTTGCGAGCTGTTTCGCGAATCAAATGTCGATAGAATATCCAGAGATCGATCTTAAAACCAGCCTGCTGGGGACAATAAAGCTCCTCAATCACGCAAAGGCGAACAATGTCAGGCGATTTCTGTTCGCGTCTACCGCAAGCGTGTATAAACCCTCCATGGGATTGTTGAAAGAAAATTCTACTCTTCACTTTGAAACCCCTTATGCCTTGAACAAGTATCTGGCGGAAGAGTATATCAGGTATTATTCGAACTCTTTCGGTCTGTGTTCCACGGTTCTAAGATATTTCAATTCTTATGGACCTGGTGAGTTTCCCGGCATCTACCGCAATGTCATACCGAATTTCATTTATCTGGCTCTGAACAAAAAAGCTCTCACTGTATTCGGGACGGGCAATGAAAGTCGAAGCTTCTGCTACGTGGATGACATAGTCAACGGAACTCTCGCGGCATGGCGATCTGACGACGCTTTTAACCAGGTTATCAATATTGGCGCCCATAATGAAATGAAGATCATCGATCTTGCCAGCTCTATCAATAAACTGTGTGATAATGAAGGAAATATCGAATTTTCACCATTGAGGAAATGGGACAAAACCATGAAACGAATTCCAGATTTGACAAAAGCCATGAAGCTTCTGGACTACAATCCATCAGTCGAATTCATGGATGGATTGAAGAATACGACGCAATGGTTTCGTACCGGAAATATACACAGGAGAATATTTTAG